From Campylobacter sp. MG1, a single genomic window includes:
- a CDS encoding acyl-[ACP]--phospholipid O-acyltransferase, which produces MRNDFLKINGIIAFLLVGFLNAFVDLGHKIIIQNTVYKIYDGSTQLFLTAIINALILLPYIFSFSISGFLADKYPKNKVMKITALANIFLVSIICFSYYNGYFYLAFIMTLIMGIQSALYSPAKYGYIKELVGIKQLAMGNGAINAVSIVAILCGMLVFSLGFELLLNEFSTSKDILTQVAPLGLLLVAFSVLEFILASKLPQVKSENSNLAFNKNDYLKGVLLKNNLSLIFQNKVIWLCIIGIAFFWAISQLYLVSFPVFAKFHLNELNTFYVQGVMAASAIGVIVGSIIAGRFSKNYIELGLIPLGALGLFLSSLLISFLNNLFAFALVFFIFGISGAIFTIALNSLIQFNAKENELGIVLAGNNFIQNIFMLSFVILATFFAYLEIDVLYLFYFIVVVSFLGSFYVLIKLPFSLVRIIVSLAFYQKYRLLVAGFENIPQNKGVLLLGNHISFIDWAIIQMAIPKKVHFVMERKYYQKWYIRMFIKHFGVIPVSSAASKEALELIATYIKKGEIVCIFPEGTLSRHGHLNEFKSGFELACKDLSEDDGIIIPFYIHGLWGSSFSRSDEEYNLRNKKIGKREIAIAFGTALSIHSSKELVKAKVFELSFLATKTQSDNLKTIEKAFILSAKKYSQNIAINDPLAGDISYKKLLALSLVLSKKIPNDENIGILLPASFASTLVNLASLFAGKTIVNLNYTAGIKAINQAKESANIKHIYTSSKFLEKLENKGFKLELENVNIIYLEDLIKAIKKEKLDIIFKLFLISILPSFMLQALFTKNLSNEKTAAILFSSGSEGMPKGVMLSHKNILSNIASISSIICAKDDDVILSSLPPFHAFGLTVTTFMPLIEGIKSATCADPTDALGVAKTIVKNNVSIMCATSTFLGIYARNKKIDEIMFDSLRIVVAGAEKLKPEIKSAFELKFKKNIYEGYGATETTPVASVNLPNKFDSTYWQLHRANKDKSVGMPLPGTAIRIVDPLSYEELKANEDGLILIGGHQVMQGYLNNPEKTAEVIKEIDGIRWYNTGDKGHLDEDGFLYIVDRYSRFAKIGGEMISLGLVESEVAKVINNDEVKLCSTSLEDDKKGEMVVLLIECSEEKFDYFVDLIKQSEILAIYKPSKYILIKEIPLLGSGKVDYKEAKALAKMMI; this is translated from the coding sequence ATGAGAAACGATTTTTTAAAAATCAATGGAATAATCGCATTTTTATTAGTTGGGTTTTTGAATGCTTTTGTTGATTTAGGACATAAAATCATCATTCAAAACACGGTTTATAAGATTTATGATGGCAGTACGCAATTATTTTTAACCGCAATTATTAATGCTTTAATTTTATTACCTTATATTTTTAGCTTTTCAATATCAGGATTTTTAGCTGATAAATATCCTAAAAATAAAGTTATGAAAATAACTGCTTTAGCAAATATATTTTTAGTATCAATCATTTGTTTTAGTTATTACAATGGTTATTTTTATCTAGCCTTTATAATGACGCTTATTATGGGTATTCAATCAGCCTTATATTCTCCTGCTAAATATGGTTATATTAAAGAGCTAGTTGGTATCAAACAACTTGCTATGGGAAATGGTGCTATAAATGCAGTTAGTATTGTGGCTATTTTGTGCGGAATGCTTGTATTTTCTTTAGGTTTTGAATTATTATTAAACGAGTTTAGCACGAGTAAGGATATATTAACTCAAGTAGCTCCACTAGGCTTATTACTAGTAGCTTTTAGTGTTTTAGAATTTATTTTAGCGTCTAAATTACCGCAGGTTAAAAGCGAAAATTCTAATTTAGCATTCAATAAAAACGATTATTTAAAAGGAGTTTTGCTTAAAAACAACCTTAGCTTAATATTTCAAAATAAAGTAATTTGGCTATGTATAATAGGAATTGCCTTCTTTTGGGCTATTTCTCAATTATATTTAGTATCTTTTCCTGTATTTGCTAAGTTTCATCTAAATGAATTAAACACCTTTTATGTGCAAGGCGTAATGGCAGCTAGTGCAATAGGCGTTATTGTAGGCTCAATAATTGCAGGTAGATTTTCTAAAAACTACATTGAATTAGGGCTTATCCCGCTTGGTGCTTTAGGATTATTTTTAAGCTCATTATTAATAAGCTTTCTTAATAATTTATTTGCCTTTGCACTTGTATTTTTTATATTTGGCATATCTGGGGCAATATTCACAATCGCTCTTAATTCTTTAATACAATTTAATGCTAAAGAAAATGAATTAGGTATAGTCTTAGCAGGAAATAATTTTATTCAAAATATTTTTATGCTAAGTTTTGTCATACTTGCTACTTTTTTTGCTTATTTAGAAATTGATGTTTTATATTTGTTTTATTTCATTGTAGTTGTGAGTTTTTTAGGCTCTTTTTATGTATTAATAAAACTGCCTTTTTCTTTAGTAAGAATAATAGTAAGCCTTGCTTTTTATCAAAAATATAGATTATTAGTAGCAGGGTTTGAAAATATTCCACAAAATAAAGGAGTGCTATTATTAGGCAATCATATTTCCTTTATTGACTGGGCTATCATACAAATGGCAATCCCTAAAAAAGTGCATTTTGTAATGGAGAGAAAATACTATCAAAAATGGTATATTAGAATGTTTATAAAGCATTTTGGAGTAATCCCTGTAAGCTCTGCTGCAAGTAAAGAAGCCTTAGAATTAATTGCAACTTATATCAAAAAAGGCGAAATTGTTTGTATTTTCCCTGAAGGAACTCTATCAAGACACGGACATTTAAATGAATTTAAAAGCGGATTTGAATTAGCGTGCAAGGATTTAAGCGAAGATGATGGGATTATAATTCCTTTTTATATCCACGGGCTTTGGGGTAGTTCGTTTTCAAGAAGTGATGAAGAATACAATCTAAGAAATAAAAAAATCGGTAAAAGAGAAATAGCAATAGCATTCGGAACAGCCCTTAGCATACATTCAAGTAAAGAATTAGTAAAAGCTAAAGTATTTGAACTATCATTCTTAGCTACAAAAACTCAAAGCGATAATCTAAAAACAATAGAAAAAGCCTTTATCCTAAGTGCTAAAAAATACTCACAAAATATAGCGATAAACGACCCTTTAGCAGGAGATATAAGCTACAAAAAACTCCTAGCATTAAGCCTAGTGCTTAGTAAAAAAATCCCTAACGATGAAAATATAGGCATATTATTACCTGCTTCATTTGCTTCAACGCTTGTAAATCTAGCTAGTTTATTTGCTGGAAAAACCATAGTAAATCTAAACTACACCGCAGGAATAAAAGCAATCAATCAAGCAAAAGAAAGTGCAAATATAAAGCATATTTATACATCATCTAAATTCTTAGAAAAGCTAGAAAATAAAGGCTTTAAATTAGAATTAGAAAATGTAAATATCATTTATTTAGAAGATTTAATAAAAGCTATAAAAAAAGAAAAGCTAGATATTATCTTTAAACTCTTTTTAATAAGTATCTTACCTAGCTTTATGTTACAAGCCTTATTTACTAAGAATTTAAGCAATGAAAAAACAGCTGCGATTTTATTTAGTAGTGGTAGCGAAGGAATGCCTAAAGGAGTTATGCTAAGCCATAAAAATATTTTAAGCAATATTGCTTCAATTTCTAGCATAATTTGTGCAAAAGATGATGATGTAATACTCTCATCTTTACCACCATTTCACGCATTTGGACTAACCGTTACTACCTTTATGCCTTTAATAGAAGGGATAAAAAGTGCAACTTGTGCTGACCCTACCGATGCTTTAGGCGTTGCAAAAACTATAGTAAAAAATAATGTTAGCATTATGTGTGCAACTTCTACATTTTTAGGAATTTATGCAAGAAATAAAAAAATAGATGAAATTATGTTTGATAGCCTTAGAATTGTAGTTGCAGGTGCTGAAAAATTAAAGCCCGAGATTAAATCAGCTTTTGAACTAAAGTTCAAAAAAAATATTTACGAAGGTTACGGAGCTACCGAGACAACACCTGTTGCAAGTGTGAATTTACCTAATAAATTTGATAGCACATATTGGCAACTACATAGAGCAAATAAAGACAAAAGCGTAGGTATGCCTTTACCTGGCACTGCTATTAGAATAGTTGATCCACTAAGCTATGAAGAATTAAAAGCAAACGAAGATGGACTTATTTTAATAGGCGGACACCAAGTAATGCAAGGATATTTAAATAATCCTGAAAAAACTGCCGAAGTTATAAAAGAAATAGATGGCATTAGATGGTATAACACAGGAGATAAGGGACATTTAGATGAAGATGGATTTTTATACATTGTAGATAGATATTCAAGGTTTGCAAAAATTGGTGGAGAGATGATTTCTTTAGGACTTGTTGAAAGTGAAGTTGCTAAAGTGATTAATAATGATGAAGTAAAACTCTGCTCTACTTCTTTAGAAGATGATAAAAAAGGCGAGATGGTAGTTTTATTAATTGAATGTAGTGAAGAAAAATTTGATTATTTTGTAGATTTAATAAAACAAAGCGAAATACTAGCAATTTATAAACCTAGTAAATATATTTTGATAAAAGAAATTCCATTATTAGGCAGTGGAAAGGTAGATTATAAAGAAGCAAAAGCCCTAGCTAAAATGATGATATAA
- a CDS encoding SLC13 family permease translates to MLIKKIDFVLIISFVLALFSLILNFNLNLAYESINFKTIILLFIFMLSLKTLELNNTFIYLANKITSIFKSNLSITFAITNTTFFLSMFITNDVALIILIPFTLYMLQNININKILILSLQTIAANLGSSLSPFGNPQNIFIYTFYSLNLLEFIKIIYPYVLLSFLLLNIIIFIFFKPKKINIKNQKIKLKNSYIDYIVFLICILAVLNIVNINFAFIIVCFAIIFKNYKIFFMIDYTLLFTFIFLFIFVGLNIENLSKFLLFKDMVFNAILLSNFISNVPATLLLHNFMNYQELLIGVNIGGLGTLISSMANLITFRLIKNQINRIKFLIIFSILNIIFLIILIVFYTIN, encoded by the coding sequence ATGTTGATAAAAAAAATAGATTTTGTATTAATTATTAGTTTTGTCTTAGCATTGTTTAGTTTAATTTTAAATTTTAATTTAAATTTAGCATATGAAAGTATAAACTTTAAAACCATTATTTTACTTTTTATATTTATGTTGAGTTTAAAAACCTTAGAATTAAATAATACTTTTATTTATTTAGCTAATAAAATTACTTCAATTTTTAAGTCAAATTTATCAATAACTTTTGCTATCACAAATACAACATTTTTTTTATCAATGTTTATCACAAATGATGTTGCACTAATAATTTTAATTCCATTTACTTTATACATGCTACAAAATATTAATATTAATAAAATATTAATATTATCTTTACAAACAATAGCTGCAAATTTAGGCTCATCTTTAAGCCCTTTTGGTAATCCGCAAAATATTTTTATATATACTTTTTATAGTTTAAATTTATTAGAATTTATTAAAATTATTTATCCATATGTTTTATTATCTTTTTTGTTATTAAATATAATAATTTTTATATTTTTTAAACCAAAAAAAATAAATATAAAAAATCAAAAAATAAAATTAAAAAATTCATATATTGATTACATAGTATTTTTAATATGTATTCTAGCTGTTTTAAATATAGTAAATATAAATTTCGCTTTTATTATAGTATGCTTTGCAATTATTTTTAAAAATTATAAAATATTTTTTATGATTGATTATACCCTACTTTTTACATTTATTTTTTTATTTATTTTTGTTGGTTTAAATATTGAAAACTTATCTAAATTCTTATTATTTAAGGATATGGTATTTAATGCTATATTGTTATCAAATTTTATTTCAAATGTCCCTGCTACACTACTCTTACATAACTTTATGAACTATCAAGAACTACTAATAGGTGTAAATATAGGTGGACTTGGGACATTAATTTCATCTATGGCAAATTTAATAACTTTTAGACTTATAAAAAATCAAATAAATAGAATAAAATTTTTAATAATTTTTAGTATTTTAAACATAATATTTTTAATAATATTAATAGTATTTTATACAATAAATTAA
- a CDS encoding MarR family winged helix-turn-helix transcriptional regulator has protein sequence MNIGIKICATARIIYQHLHKSFLDLDITPEQWIVLNALCKSPKISQKELSELTQKDQNTIKAIVDKLVVKDLVIRKTNQNDKRAFILSPTKKAKELALICTKIDNIMLDKILSVFKDEKELKDFLNKLDTINKVVSK, from the coding sequence ATGAATATAGGTATCAAAATCTGTGCGACTGCTAGAATTATTTATCAGCATTTACATAAATCATTTTTAGACTTAGACATTACACCTGAACAATGGATAGTATTAAATGCTTTATGTAAAAGCCCAAAAATCTCACAAAAAGAGCTTTCAGAACTTACCCAAAAAGACCAAAACACAATAAAAGCAATAGTTGATAAGCTTGTTGTAAAAGATTTAGTAATTAGAAAAACTAATCAAAATGATAAAAGAGCCTTTATTTTAAGTCCTACAAAAAAAGCCAAAGAATTAGCACTAATTTGCACCAAAATAGACAATATTATGTTAGATAAAATTCTAAGTGTTTTTAAAGATGAAAAAGAATTAAAGGACTTTTTAAATAAGCTTGATACGATTAATAAAGTTGTTAGTAAATAA
- a CDS encoding MBL fold metallo-hydrolase, translated as MKRFATIFFCAFSILGANLLANDDTPPKELLQLLHDHTPLKPTKVFDDVYCLGTKSVVAYAITTSGGIILIDAMWDNDDAKVIEDGLKAYNLDPKDVKIILITHGHGDHYGGAKYFQDKYNAKVMMSAIDKDFMYSYNEGPNDPKYPKPTINHLLKDKEIIKLGNKEIKTFLTPGHTIGTTSIIFESSFNGKKFNVFLWGGNGISKDKNLQIAYDKSLDEFKKELDKNNVVAKLESHLFQDNGYEKLENIYNNNFKTHPYIIGKEGIDAWYKEYKGHIKAKLNNN; from the coding sequence ATGAAAAGATTTGCAACGATTTTCTTTTGTGCATTTAGTATTTTAGGTGCTAATTTATTAGCTAATGATGACACGCCCCCTAAGGAGCTTTTACAATTATTACACGACCATACTCCGCTAAAGCCTACTAAGGTTTTTGATGATGTTTATTGTCTTGGGACAAAAAGCGTTGTAGCATACGCAATAACAACTAGCGGAGGAATAATTTTAATTGATGCTATGTGGGATAATGATGATGCAAAAGTGATTGAAGATGGGTTAAAAGCTTATAATTTAGACCCAAAAGATGTAAAAATTATCTTAATTACTCACGGGCATGGTGATCATTATGGTGGGGCTAAGTATTTTCAAGATAAATATAACGCAAAAGTTATGATGAGTGCTATTGATAAGGATTTTATGTATTCATATAACGAAGGCCCAAATGACCCAAAATACCCTAAGCCAACGATTAATCATTTACTAAAAGATAAAGAAATAATAAAGCTTGGCAATAAAGAAATCAAAACTTTCTTAACCCCAGGACATACCATAGGAACTACTTCAATTATCTTTGAAAGCTCGTTTAATGGTAAGAAATTTAATGTATTTTTATGGGGTGGAAATGGAATTTCAAAAGATAAAAATCTACAAATTGCTTATGATAAATCTTTAGATGAGTTTAAAAAAGAGCTTGATAAAAACAATGTAGTAGCAAAGTTAGAATCACATTTGTTTCAGGATAATGGATATGAAAAATTAGAAAATATTTATAATAATAATTTCAAAACTCATCCATATATCATAGGAAAAGAAGGCATAGATGCTTGGTATAAAGAATACAAAGGACATATAAAAGCAAAATTAAATAACAATTAA
- a CDS encoding cupin domain-containing protein, which translates to MSNFSIETLGDFSKLQRVELKDKLGFTGCEISINTLNANTNVPFIHYHKENEEIYIILSGDGSIKLDNELINIKKGDIIRISPRTKRQIFANSDLNYICIQTKENSLKNYTMTDGIIE; encoded by the coding sequence ATGTCAAATTTTAGTATTGAAACTTTAGGAGATTTTTCTAAATTGCAAAGAGTTGAGCTTAAGGATAAGCTTGGATTTACTGGCTGTGAAATAAGTATAAATACACTTAATGCAAACACAAATGTACCTTTTATTCATTATCACAAAGAAAATGAAGAAATTTATATTATATTAAGCGGTGATGGTAGTATAAAATTAGATAACGAACTAATTAATATAAAAAAAGGAGATATAATAAGAATATCACCTAGAACTAAAAGACAAATTTTTGCTAATAGTGATTTAAATTATATTTGCATTCAAACAAAAGAAAATTCTCTTAAAAATTATACTATGACTGATGGGATTATAGAATAA
- a CDS encoding MarR family winged helix-turn-helix transcriptional regulator yields the protein MNSSLFLMGRIKELANEMILQELSKRIEFELSFSHADILNILFDGNEYCMVQIAQKIHRSKATVSVLIDKLESKGYISKRQSKNDSRMTLIKATTKTMELKEIFAEISGIVFDRLFANFSNAEKLFIEELLQKMLNNIEK from the coding sequence ATGAATTCAAGTTTATTTTTAATGGGGAGAATTAAAGAATTAGCAAATGAAATGATACTTCAAGAGCTTAGTAAAAGAATTGAATTTGAGCTATCATTTTCTCATGCTGATATTTTAAATATACTTTTTGATGGCAATGAATATTGTATGGTGCAAATAGCACAAAAAATTCATAGAAGCAAGGCAACAGTTAGTGTTTTGATAGATAAATTAGAATCTAAAGGCTATATATCAAAGCGTCAAAGCAAAAATGATAGCAGAATGACACTTATTAAAGCAACGACTAAAACTATGGAACTTAAAGAAATTTTTGCTGAAATTTCAGGTATAGTTTTTGATAGATTATTTGCTAATTTTTCAAATGCAGAAAAACTTTTTATAGAAGAATTGCTTCAAAAAATGTTAAACAATATAGAAAAATAA
- a CDS encoding DedA family protein, translating to MNEIINFILDTASTWGYLGIIFLMTLESCFIPFPSEVVMIPAGYLSQKNELNLWLCIFCGVLGSVFGALINYYICYFWGKKLIIKYGKFFGINDEKFQKFENFFNKHGEFSTLTCRLIPGIRQYISMPAGLSKMKLKNFIFFTALGSFIWVSILVFLGYFLGQNEELIKIYLNKILIICFIIIGLSSILYIKFRKK from the coding sequence ATGAATGAAATAATTAATTTTATACTTGATACTGCTAGTACTTGGGGCTATCTTGGAATTATTTTTTTAATGACACTTGAAAGTTGTTTTATCCCATTTCCTAGTGAAGTAGTTATGATTCCAGCTGGGTATTTATCGCAAAAAAATGAATTAAATTTATGGCTTTGTATTTTTTGTGGAGTTTTAGGGAGTGTTTTTGGCGCCTTAATAAATTATTATATTTGTTATTTTTGGGGTAAAAAATTAATAATAAAATACGGTAAATTTTTTGGCATAAATGATGAAAAATTTCAAAAATTTGAAAATTTCTTTAACAAACACGGTGAATTTTCTACACTTACTTGTAGATTAATTCCTGGGATTAGACAATATATTTCAATGCCAGCAGGACTTTCTAAAATGAAACTAAAAAATTTCATATTTTTTACAGCTTTAGGAAGTTTTATTTGGGTTAGCATACTAGTTTTTTTAGGATATTTTTTAGGGCAAAATGAAGAGTTAATTAAAATATATTTAAATAAAATTTTAATAATATGTTTCATAATAATAGGACTTAGTAGTATTTTATATATTAAATTTCGTAAAAAATAA
- a CDS encoding LysR family transcriptional regulator, whose protein sequence is MEIRVLKYFIESAKLQNITKAANKLNLTQPNLSRQLKDLEVKLGQKLFIRTNYKIILTKEGEMLYKRACDILDLVDKTEQEFKNLKDFNGGDVYIGCAESIGIAKIAKTAKKLQNKNFKFHIFSGNYESVLEKLNNSLIDFAVIIQNFNVDNFNVLDLKHSDDWGILAKKNSKLAKRDFIEASDLFKIPLIISNQGFSQELPEILRLNKDRLNVVATYNLLFNAALFVKQNLGYALCINNIITDDEICFIPLKPKTSSNIKLIYKNDNLSKSAQIFLKELRKDLKN, encoded by the coding sequence ATGGAAATTAGAGTTTTAAAATACTTTATAGAATCTGCAAAATTACAAAACATAACTAAAGCAGCTAATAAATTAAATCTTACTCAACCAAATCTATCAAGACAATTAAAAGATTTAGAAGTAAAATTAGGGCAAAAACTTTTTATTAGGACAAATTATAAAATCATTCTCACAAAAGAAGGAGAAATGCTTTATAAAAGAGCTTGTGATATTTTAGATTTAGTTGATAAAACCGAGCAAGAATTTAAAAATTTAAAAGATTTTAATGGTGGAGATGTTTATATAGGCTGTGCTGAATCGATCGGAATAGCAAAAATAGCAAAAACTGCTAAAAAACTACAAAATAAAAATTTTAAGTTTCATATATTTAGTGGAAACTATGAAAGCGTTTTAGAAAAATTAAATAATTCTTTGATTGATTTTGCTGTGATAATTCAAAATTTTAATGTGGATAATTTTAATGTTTTAGATCTAAAACATAGTGATGATTGGGGAATTTTAGCAAAAAAGAATTCTAAATTAGCAAAAAGAGATTTTATAGAGGCTAGTGATTTATTTAAAATACCACTAATTATTTCAAACCAAGGTTTTTCACAAGAATTACCAGAAATTTTAAGGCTAAATAAAGATAGGTTAAATGTAGTGGCTACTTATAATTTATTATTTAATGCGGCATTATTTGTAAAGCAAAATTTAGGCTATGCTTTGTGTATAAATAATATTATAACTGATGATGAAATATGCTTTATACCATTAAAACCAAAAACTAGCTCAAATATAAAACTAATTTATAAAAATGATAATTTATCAAAATCAGCACAGATTTTTTTAAAAGAATTGCGAAAAGACTTAAAAAACTAA
- a CDS encoding iron-containing alcohol dehydrogenase, translating into MNNFIFHNPTKIYFTDEVEQSLEFELSKYGKNIVLVYGCGSVHKNGIFNQIVKILDKLGKNVAYIDGVMPNPTLEKLNSGVKIAREHKADFLLALGGGSVCDYTKALAVSINSSDDYWDRYFINQLEPNCDVVSLGCILTMCGTGSEMNGGSVITNEKTHQKIGKVFNDKRVFPKFSILNPKYTLSLSKYQMINGIYDAFNHILEQYFSKEDDNVSDYLAEGLMRSIISSSKIANKNPNDYKARSDIMWASTLALNTMLHCGKNGDWMVHMIGQAIGGFTNATHGATLSAISLAYYEYIMPYNIDKFKRFAINVWGIKDNKSDEEIAKLGLFAMRDWMSELGLCMNIKDLLVDESLIEDIANNVFILNGGYKELNKDEIIHILKKSF; encoded by the coding sequence ATGAATAATTTTATTTTTCACAATCCAACTAAGATTTATTTTACTGATGAAGTAGAGCAATCTTTAGAATTTGAACTAAGTAAATATGGTAAAAACATTGTTTTGGTTTATGGTTGCGGCTCGGTGCATAAAAATGGTATTTTTAACCAAATTGTAAAAATACTAGATAAATTAGGCAAAAATGTAGCATATATTGATGGTGTTATGCCAAATCCTACTTTAGAAAAATTAAACTCAGGTGTAAAGATAGCAAGAGAGCATAAAGCTGATTTTTTATTAGCTTTAGGTGGCGGTTCTGTTTGTGATTATACAAAAGCTTTAGCAGTTAGTATAAACTCAAGCGATGATTATTGGGATAGGTATTTTATAAATCAACTTGAGCCAAATTGTGATGTAGTTTCGCTAGGTTGTATTTTGACAATGTGTGGGACAGGCTCTGAAATGAATGGTGGTAGTGTAATTACAAATGAAAAAACTCATCAAAAAATAGGAAAAGTTTTTAATGATAAAAGAGTATTTCCTAAGTTTTCTATATTAAATCCTAAATACACTTTAAGTCTTAGCAAATACCAAATGATAAATGGAATTTATGATGCGTTTAATCATATTTTAGAGCAATATTTTTCAAAAGAAGATGATAATGTGAGTGATTATTTAGCAGAAGGGCTTATGCGTTCAATAATCTCATCAAGCAAAATTGCAAATAAAAATCCTAATGATTATAAGGCTAGAAGTGATATTATGTGGGCAAGTACTCTAGCATTAAATACTATGCTTCATTGTGGTAAAAATGGAGATTGGATGGTTCATATGATAGGTCAGGCAATTGGTGGCTTTACCAATGCAACGCACGGAGCTACTTTAAGTGCTATTAGCTTGGCGTATTATGAATATATAATGCCTTATAATATTGATAAATTTAAAAGGTTTGCTATTAATGTCTGGGGTATAAAAGATAATAAAAGCGATGAAGAAATAGCTAAATTAGGACTATTTGCTATGAGAGATTGGATGAGTGAGCTAGGTCTTTGTATGAATATAAAAGATTTATTAGTAGATGAAAGCTTGATTGAAGATATTGCTAATAATGTATTCATCTTAAATGGTGGTTATAAGGAGCTTAATAAAGATGAAATTATTCATATACTTAAGAAAAGTTTTTAG
- a CDS encoding cyclophilin-like fold protein yields the protein MKLFIYLRKVFSIFIGLGAFCMLNGFSNDEIYVEINNQELKIKLESNSSSTALYEVLQKSDLNILMNDYGGFEKVGRIDKNLPTNDKYFQAKALDLILYNANNIVIYYDNNSWSFTKLGTIYGISKDELKKLLGNGKINARFYVKNKD from the coding sequence ATGAAATTATTCATATACTTAAGAAAAGTTTTTAGTATTTTTATTGGTTTAGGAGCTTTTTGTATGTTAAATGGATTTAGCAATGATGAAATATATGTTGAAATAAATAATCAAGAATTAAAAATAAAATTAGAAAGCAATTCATCATCAACTGCTCTTTATGAAGTATTACAAAAGTCTGATTTAAATATTTTAATGAATGATTATGGTGGGTTTGAAAAGGTAGGAAGAATTGATAAAAATCTTCCTACTAATGATAAATATTTTCAAGCTAAAGCACTTGATTTGATTTTATATAATGCTAATAATATAGTAATTTATTATGATAATAATTCTTGGAGTTTTACTAAATTAGGAACAATTTATGGCATTAGTAAAGATGAGTTAAAAAAGCTTTTAGGTAATGGCAAAATTAATGCTAGGTTTTATGTTAAAAATAAGGATTAA
- the pyrE gene encoding orotate phosphoribosyltransferase: MNKEVASEVVKILKDCEAIFINTKEFFTYSSGIKSPIYCDNRVLISYPKERKIIANHLANLIKEKAGDVDYIAATATGAIAHGAWVADILNKPLVYILSKNKTHGRAKMIEGSFKHGSTCVVLEDLISSGGSSIAAVGAARSHGLDVKGVFSIFSYELNQAKKNYESIDCPAYSLSGFSAFSGFLSDEEVKVLNEWRDAQE; encoded by the coding sequence ATGAATAAAGAAGTTGCAAGTGAAGTTGTAAAAATATTAAAAGATTGTGAAGCAATATTTATTAATACTAAAGAATTTTTCACATATTCAAGTGGTATTAAAAGCCCTATATATTGTGATAATCGTGTGTTAATTAGCTATCCAAAAGAGCGTAAAATCATAGCAAATCATTTAGCGAATTTGATTAAAGAAAAAGCAGGAGATGTTGATTACATAGCAGCAACTGCTACTGGAGCTATTGCTCACGGAGCTTGGGTGGCTGATATATTAAACAAACCATTAGTATATATATTATCAAAAAACAAAACCCACGGAAGAGCAAAGATGATTGAAGGAAGCTTTAAGCACGGAAGCACTTGCGTTGTGCTAGAAGATTTAATCTCAAGTGGCGGTTCAAGTATTGCTGCTGTTGGTGCTGCTAGGTCTCACGGATTAGATGTAAAAGGTGTGTTTTCAATATTTAGCTATGAATTAAATCAAGCTAAGAAAAATTATGAGAGTATTGATTGCCCTGCTTATTCGCTTAGTGGATTTTCTGCATTTAGTGGATTTTTAAGCGATGAAGAAGTAAAAGTTCTAAACGAATGGCGTGACGCTCAAGAATAA